In the genome of Xenopus laevis strain J_2021 chromosome 1S, Xenopus_laevis_v10.1, whole genome shotgun sequence, one region contains:
- the tjp3.S gene encoding tight junction protein 3 S homeolog produces MEEMTIWEQYTATLIRDPRRGFGIAVSGGRDRPLGIDGDNSVIVSDVIRGGPADGRLQTRDRIVMVNGVSMENVSSSFAIQTLKSCSKSANVTVKRPRKIQIPVSNSMHPASTYSSHTQKSSEPVFSDSSRREKDDGPDSPLPWRGRYESSKQEPPADTARGYEGDSSSGHSSQGSFTHSSCHARHRRGRTVGRDGINYARRKVGRESGGSGSETGRRSRRRERGSDVMDSGSEARGYSSKRRETGSEVGGSGSEIGERYPNGLELVSGFKRLPIQDVPAKPMKAVLVKRAENQEYGLKLGSQIFIKHITESGLAAQEKALQEGDLILKINGVTSENMSLADTRRLIEKSRGKLTLTVLRDNRQFLVNIPEVRDSESEERSSSREDISEIGSDDSLPPSEAPPPPPAHQQKSSSESDISASEENGLNGSEVVQKMENPVVKNAEHNEEAQVVSTYREESANPNNNLKEDLRAGYSPDARLIQFMKEKSIGLRLAGGNDVGIFVAAVQAGSPAEREGIKEGDQILQVNGTSFHNLTREDAVQFLMGLPQNEDVIFLTQGKEDIYRKMIKSSVGDSFYIRTHFDYESEAPSGLSFTRGEIFHVLDTMYRGKLGSWLAVRVARDLREMQKGIIPNGSRAEQYASLETVLKPQSNSGQRAEFWKLRGLRGAKKLLKKSREDLTALSKKIKYPPYERVVLREASFKRPVVVMGPITDIAHQKLCADLPQEFEAAESVTRDGETSKVIKLDIVKEIAGKNKHALLEITPTAVEHLNYMQFYPIVVFCNPENRQGVKAMRKWLIPDSRKSSRRLYAQAVKQRKNYSHLFTATINLSGASDSWLRSLKEIIQTEQTKPIWTTEDKEITVTEPLDLLDESTAGVNDYLSCDSRANSDYDETDAEGGAYTDQELEEEIQEPALARSSEPVPDYQSTYYRAQSPDEYPSKYKDQSLPERDNFHGNKPCPEESQNQPQGQWSANAINSREYEHDALLKKFNNARYSSSEEEEDAWGGPATDL; encoded by the exons ATGGAGGAAATGACAATATGGGAACAGTACACTGCAACACTAATTCGG GACCCTCGCAGAGGTTTTGGTATTGCAGTCTCTGGAGGAAGAGACCGTCCTTTAGGAATAGATGGAGACAATTCTGTCATTGTTTCAGATGTTATCCGTGGTGGACCAGCTGATGGTAGACTGCA GACTCGAGATCGCATTGTCATGGTTAATGGTGTTTCAATGGAAAATGTGTCATCCTCCTTTGCCATCCAAACACTGAAATCATGCTCTAAGAGTGCAAATGTG ACTGTGAAACGGCCACGAAAGATTCAGATTCCTGTAAGCAATTCTATGCATCCAGCTTCTACTTATTCCTCCCATACCCAAAAATCCTCAGAGCCTGTCTTCTCGGATTCCTCAAGAAGAGAAAAGGATGATGGGCCAGATTCCCCTTTACCATGGAGAGGGAGATATGAAAGCTCAAAACAGGAACCTCCCGCGGACACAGCAAGAGGATATGAAGGGGATTCATCTAGTGGCCACAGCTCCCAGGGGTCTTTCACTCACTCATCTTGTCATGCCAGACATCGAAGGGGAAGAACTGTTGGTAGGGATGGGATAAATTATGCAAGGAGGAAGGTAGGAAGGGAATCAGGTGGTTCAGGGAGTGAAACAGGTAGGAGGTCCAGAAGAAGAGAGCGTGGCAGTGATGTGATGGACTCTGGCAGTGAGGCACGTGGATATTCCAGTAAAAGGAGAGAGACTGGCAGTGAAGTGGGGGGCTCTGGCAGTGAGATAGGTGAGAGATACCCAAATGGCCTAGAGCTGGTGTCTGGGTTCAAGAGATTGCCTATCCAGGATGTGCCAGCCAAACCTATGAAAGCTGTTCTGGTGAAACGTGCAGAAAACCAAG AATATGGTCTAAAATTAGGTAGTCAAATCTTCATTAAACACATAACAGAAAGTGGACTGGCAGCTCAAGAGAAGGCATTACAAGAAGGAGACCTTATTCTAAAG ATTAATGGGGTGACAAGTGAGAATATGTCATTGGCTGACACTCGTCGACTCATTGAGAAGTCAAGAGGCAAACTTACCCTAACTGTTTTGAGAGACAATCGTCAGTTCCTGGTTAACATCCCAGAAGTGAGAGATAGTGAAAGTGAGGAAAGAAGCTCTTCTCGAGAGG ATATTTCTGAAATAGGTTCTGATGATTCCCTGCCACCATCTGAAGCTCCCCCACCCCCTCCAGCACATCAACAGAAGAGCTCATCTGAGAGTGATATTAGTGCCTC GGAAGAAAATGGACTGAATGGATCAGAGGTTGTGCAGAAAATGGAGAATCCTGTAGTTAAGAATG CAGAACATAATGAAGAAGCACAGGTGGTGTCCACATACAGAGAGGAGTCAGCAAATCCCAATAACAACCTGAAAGAAGACCTGAGAGCAGG GTACAGTCCTGATGCTCGTTTAATTCAGTTCATGAAAGAGAAGAGCATTGGTCTGCGTCTTGCAGGTGGAAATGATGTGGGAATATTTGTTGCTGCAGTACAGGCAGGGAGTCCTGCAGAACGAGAAGGAATTAAAGAGGGTGACCAGATCCTTCAG GTGAATGGTACAAGCTTCCATAACTTGACCCGTGAGGATGCTGTGCAGTTTTTAATGGGTCTTCCACAAAATGAGGATGTAATATTCCTTACACAAGGCAAAGAGGACA TTTACAGAAAAATGATTAAGTCCAGTGTTGGAGATTCCTTTTATATCCGTACACACTTCGACTATGAGTCAGAGGCTCCATCTGGTCTGAGTTTCACTCGAGGAGAAATATTTCATGTCTTAGACACTATGTATCGTGGGAAGCTGGGAAGCTGGCTAGCTGTTCGCGTTGCCAGGGATTTAAGGGAGATGCAAAAGGGAATAATACCAAATGGCAGCAG GGCAGAGCAGTACGCCAGTTTGGAGACAGTCCTAAAGCCACAGAGCAACAGTGGACAGAGGGCAGAGTTTTGGAAATTAAGGGGCCTGCGTGGAGCTAAGAAGTTACTAAAGAAGAGTAGAGAAGATTTAACTGCACTGAGCAAGAAAATTAAATATCCACCATATGAAAGAGTGGTGCTTCGGGAAG CAAGCTTTAAAAGGCCTGTAGTTGTAATGGGTCCAATCACAGATATTGCACATCAAAAGCTTTGTGCAGATTTGCCCCAAGAGTTTGAGGCTGCAG aGAGTGTTACACGAGATGGAGAGACCTCTAAGGTCATTAAACTGGATATTGTGAAGGAAATTGCTGGAAAG AATAAGCATGCACTCCTTGAGATCACTCCTACAGCTGTAGAACATCTTAATTACATGCAGTTCTATCCTATTGTGGTATTCTGTAACCCTGAGAACAGGCAAGGAGTAAAAGCCATGAGGAAATGGCTGATTCCTGACTCGAGAAAAAGTTCGAGGCGTTTGTATGCACAAGCTGTTAAACAGCGCAAGAACTACTCTCATCTATTCACCG CCACAATAAATCTGAGTGGAGCAAGTGACTCATGGCTTCGCAGCTTGAAAGAAATTATTCAGACAGAGCAGACAAAACCGATATGGACGACAGAAGATAAG GAGATTACAGTCACAGAGCCACTGGATCTCCTGGATGAGTCCACAGCTGGAGTCAATGACTACCTCAGTTGTGATAGCCGTGCAAACAGTGACTATGATGAAACCGATGCTGAGGGAGGAGCTTATACTGACCAGGAACTGGAAGAAGAAATTCAAGAACCAGCACTTGCCAGGTCTTCTGAACCAGTGCCAGATTACCAATCAACATATTACAGAGCCCAATCGCCAGATGAATATCCTTCAAAGTACAAAGATCAATCTTTACCTGAGAGAGACAACTTCCATGGAAACAAGCCATGTCCTGAA GAATCTCAAAATCAGCCACAAGGCCAGTGGAGTGCAAATGCCATTAAcag TCGAGAATATGAACATGATGCACTACTCAAAAAGTTTAACAATGCAAGATATTCCAGctcagaggaggaggaagatgctTGGGGAGGGCCTGCAACTGACCTGTAA